The following are encoded together in the Robertmurraya sp. FSL R5-0851 genome:
- a CDS encoding adenine phosphoribosyltransferase, with translation MDLKKFVTIVEDWPKPGIKFKDITTLMDNGEAYRYATDRIVDYAKQRNIDIVVGPEARGFIIGCPVAYSLGVGFAPVRKEGKLPRETVKVNYGLEYGSDVLTIHKDAIKPGQRVLITDDLLATGGTIDATIKLVEQLGGVVAGIAFLIELTYLDGRNKLDGYDILTLMEY, from the coding sequence ATGGATTTAAAGAAGTTTGTAACGATTGTAGAAGATTGGCCAAAGCCAGGAATTAAATTTAAGGATATCACAACATTAATGGATAACGGGGAAGCGTACCGTTACGCAACCGATCGTATCGTAGATTATGCAAAACAAAGAAATATTGATATCGTAGTAGGCCCAGAAGCTCGTGGTTTTATTATTGGGTGCCCAGTAGCTTACTCTCTAGGGGTAGGATTTGCTCCAGTTAGAAAAGAAGGAAAACTACCAAGAGAAACAGTGAAAGTAAACTACGGTCTTGAGTATGGTAGTGACGTTTTAACCATCCATAAAGATGCGATTAAGCCAGGGCAACGTGTATTAATCACGGATGATTTGTTGGCAACAGGCGGAACGATTGATGCGACGATTAAACTTGTTGAGCAATTAGGTGGAGTTGTTGCAGGAATCGCCTTCTTAATTGAGTTAACTTATTTAGATGGAAGAAACAAATTAGATGGATATGATATTTTAACGTTAATGGAATACTAA
- a CDS encoding RelA/SpoT family protein produces MANDQVLTAEQVIDRTKKYLNDENAAYVKKAYEFAKHAHREQYRKSGEPYIIHPIQVAGILADLEMDPATVASGFLHDVVEDTDVTIEDLAKEFGEEVAMLVDGVTKLGKIKYKSHEEQQAENHRKMFVAMAQDIRVILIKLADRLHNMRTLKHLPVEKQRRISNETLEIFAPLAHRLGISKIKWELEDTALRYLNPQQYYRIVNLMKKKRAEREQYLDDVIKEMRVSLDEVLIKAEISGRPKHIYSIYRKMAIQNKQFNEIYDLLAIRIVVNSIKDCYAVLGIIHTCWKPMPGRFKDYIAMPKPNMYQSLHTTVIGPKGDPLEVQIRTFDMHEIAEFGIAAHWAYKEGKSVNEGSSLEEKLTWFREILEFQDDTANAEEFMESLKIDLFSDMVFVFTPKGDVFELPSGSVPIDFAYRVHSEIGNKTIGAKVNGKMVTLDYKLKTGDIIEILTSKHSYGPSQDWLKLAQTSQAKNKIRQFFKKQRKDENVEKGREQVEKVIKSMDFDVKEILTAENVKRVSEKFNFFHEDDLYAAVGYNGITALQVANRLTEKWRKKRDLEQVSTISNAVSELKSFPSTKKRESGVRVTGIDNLLIRLSRCCSPVPGDEIVGFITKGRGVSVHRADCSNIDTEDAKARLIPVEWETGLNNKKEYNVDIEISGYDRSGLLNEVLQAVNETKTNISAVAGKSDRNKMATINMSIAINNVSHLQKVVERIKQIPDIYSVRRVMN; encoded by the coding sequence ATGGCGAATGATCAAGTGTTGACCGCCGAACAAGTCATCGATCGAACGAAGAAATATTTAAATGATGAAAATGCTGCATATGTGAAAAAGGCATATGAATTCGCAAAGCATGCCCATCGTGAACAATATCGTAAATCCGGTGAACCGTACATTATTCATCCCATCCAAGTGGCAGGTATATTGGCTGATTTGGAAATGGACCCTGCTACGGTTGCTTCGGGTTTTCTTCATGACGTCGTTGAAGATACAGATGTAACGATTGAAGATTTAGCAAAGGAATTTGGCGAAGAAGTTGCCATGCTTGTCGACGGTGTAACAAAGCTTGGAAAGATTAAGTATAAGTCCCATGAAGAACAGCAGGCAGAAAATCATCGGAAAATGTTCGTTGCAATGGCTCAAGACATTCGAGTCATTTTAATTAAATTAGCTGACCGTCTCCATAATATGCGTACGTTAAAGCATTTGCCAGTTGAAAAGCAAAGACGTATTTCAAATGAAACATTAGAAATTTTTGCTCCATTAGCACATCGTTTAGGGATTTCTAAAATTAAGTGGGAATTAGAAGATACCGCACTGCGTTACTTAAATCCTCAGCAGTATTACCGTATTGTAAATTTAATGAAAAAAAAGCGTGCAGAACGTGAGCAATACTTAGACGATGTTATTAAGGAAATGCGAGTTAGTCTGGATGAAGTTTTAATTAAGGCAGAAATTTCAGGTCGTCCCAAACATATATATAGCATCTATAGAAAAATGGCCATACAAAACAAGCAGTTCAATGAAATTTATGATTTGCTTGCGATACGAATTGTAGTTAATTCGATAAAAGATTGTTATGCGGTTTTAGGAATCATTCATACTTGCTGGAAGCCAATGCCTGGACGATTTAAAGATTATATTGCCATGCCGAAACCTAATATGTATCAATCTCTTCATACGACCGTTATTGGACCTAAAGGTGATCCATTAGAGGTTCAGATTCGAACATTCGATATGCATGAGATTGCTGAATTTGGGATTGCTGCACACTGGGCATATAAAGAAGGGAAATCTGTTAATGAAGGATCTTCTCTTGAAGAAAAACTCACATGGTTTAGAGAGATATTAGAATTCCAAGACGATACAGCAAATGCTGAAGAGTTTATGGAGTCATTAAAAATCGATCTATTTTCAGATATGGTATTTGTATTCACTCCAAAAGGGGATGTATTTGAGCTGCCGTCGGGTTCCGTTCCAATCGACTTTGCTTATCGTGTCCACTCTGAAATCGGTAATAAAACCATTGGTGCAAAAGTGAACGGTAAGATGGTGACCCTTGACTACAAGTTGAAAACAGGGGATATCATCGAGATATTAACTTCAAAACATTCGTATGGTCCTAGTCAAGACTGGTTAAAGTTAGCTCAAACGTCACAAGCGAAAAATAAAATTCGCCAATTTTTTAAGAAGCAACGTAAAGATGAAAACGTTGAAAAGGGTCGCGAGCAGGTTGAGAAAGTGATCAAAAGCATGGATTTTGATGTAAAGGAAATCTTAACGGCTGAAAATGTAAAAAGAGTGAGTGAGAAGTTTAACTTTTTCCATGAAGATGATTTGTATGCAGCCGTTGGATATAACGGGATCACTGCCCTTCAAGTAGCCAATCGCTTGACTGAGAAATGGAGAAAGAAGAGAGACCTTGAGCAAGTGAGCACGATTTCAAATGCAGTGTCAGAATTAAAGTCATTCCCTTCGACAAAAAAGAGGGAATCAGGTGTGAGGGTAACGGGAATAGATAATCTTCTCATCCGACTTTCAAGATGCTGTAGTCCTGTTCCAGGAGACGAGATTGTTGGCTTTATAACGAAAGGTCGAGGTGTCTCAGTCCACCGTGCGGACTGTTCAAACATCGATACTGAGGATGCAAAAGCTAGATTGATACCGGTTGAATGGGAAACAGGCTTAAATAATAAAAAAGAATATAACGTAGACATTGAAATCAGTGGTTATGACCGCAGTGGATTATTAAATGAAGTCCTACAGGCAGTGAATGAAACAAAAACGAACATATCAGCGGTTGCCGGAAAGTCAGACCGAAATAAGATGGCAACAATCAATATGTCTATTGCCATTAACAACGTGAGTCATTTGCAAAAGGTCGTGGAACGTATTAAGCAAATTCCTGATATATATTCTGTTCGCAGAGTAATGAATTAG
- the dtd gene encoding D-aminoacyl-tRNA deacylase — translation MRVVVQRSKEASVTVDGKTIGEITKGFVLLVGITHGDTVEDAKYVAEKIVNLRVFEDQEGKMNLSLSQVKGEILSISQFTLYGDCRKGRRPNFMEAAHPDHASVIYDQFNQWLRDLGVKVETGQFGAMMDVSLINDGPVTLIVESK, via the coding sequence ATGAGAGTGGTTGTGCAAAGAAGCAAAGAAGCTAGCGTGACAGTAGATGGTAAAACAATAGGGGAAATTACAAAAGGATTCGTTCTTCTTGTTGGTATTACTCATGGTGACACAGTAGAAGACGCGAAGTATGTCGCAGAGAAAATCGTTAATCTTCGTGTGTTTGAGGATCAGGAAGGGAAAATGAATTTATCCTTGTCTCAAGTGAAAGGTGAAATATTGTCAATTTCTCAGTTCACCTTATATGGTGATTGTCGGAAAGGGAGAAGGCCTAACTTCATGGAAGCGGCCCATCCAGACCATGCAAGCGTGATATACGATCAATTTAATCAATGGTTACGGGATCTAGGTGTAAAGGTAGAAACAGGTCAATTTGGTGCTATGATGGACGTATCTCTTATTAACGACGGACCTGTAACACTGATCGTTGAGAGCAAGTAA
- a CDS encoding cation diffusion facilitator family transporter: MENQERFKKAEFVAIIGIIGNLVLAIFKWVIGVYANSRALVADAVNSASDVAGSLAVFIGLRAAKQPPDEDHPYGHGKAESIAAIIVAVLLVLVGFEIGKSSFQAFFQPIEAPKLIALVAVIVSIAIKEAMFRYTYKMGKKLNSDALIVTAYDHRSDVYSSLAALVGIGCAILGDKLAIGWLVYADPVAGLFVSILILKLAWKLGSESIHNALDHVLHEEDTIELRKIVESIPEVKKIDELHAREHGHYVIIDIKISVDPYITVEEGHRVGKKVKQKLMEERHVENVFVHINPYNPDNSEITSD, encoded by the coding sequence TTGGAAAATCAAGAGCGATTTAAGAAGGCTGAATTTGTAGCAATCATAGGGATTATCGGAAATTTAGTTTTAGCTATCTTTAAATGGGTAATTGGTGTGTATGCAAACAGTCGGGCTTTAGTTGCTGACGCGGTTAATTCGGCTTCAGATGTAGCGGGTTCCTTAGCCGTATTTATTGGACTGCGTGCTGCTAAACAACCACCGGATGAAGATCATCCTTACGGACATGGCAAGGCGGAGTCGATCGCGGCCATTATTGTTGCTGTATTATTGGTTTTAGTTGGGTTCGAGATTGGAAAATCTTCTTTCCAAGCGTTTTTCCAACCGATTGAAGCCCCTAAACTTATTGCTCTTGTGGCTGTTATTGTATCTATTGCCATTAAAGAGGCAATGTTCCGTTATACCTACAAGATGGGGAAGAAATTAAACAGTGATGCATTAATTGTAACCGCATATGATCACCGGTCAGATGTGTATTCGTCTTTAGCGGCATTGGTAGGGATTGGCTGCGCCATTTTAGGAGACAAGCTTGCCATTGGCTGGCTCGTGTATGCAGATCCTGTAGCTGGGTTATTTGTATCCATTCTTATTTTAAAATTAGCTTGGAAACTGGGGAGTGAATCGATTCATAATGCTCTTGATCATGTTTTACATGAAGAAGATACAATCGAGCTTCGAAAGATTGTTGAAAGCATACCAGAGGTCAAAAAAATTGATGAACTACACGCAAGGGAACACGGGCACTATGTGATTATTGATATAAAAATATCTGTCGATCCTTATATAACAGTCGAAGAAGGGCATCGAGTTGGGAAAAAGGTAAAACAAAAGCTAATGGAAGAAAGACATGTTGAAAATGTGTTTGTACATATCAATCCCTATAATCCGGATAATAGTGAAATTACATCTGATTAA
- the hisS gene encoding histidine--tRNA ligase — protein MALKLPRGTQDILPGEVEKWQFIETVARDLCERFQYKEIRTPIFEHTEVFTKGVGDTTDIVQKEMYTFEDRGGRSLTLRPEGTAAAVRSFVEHKMFGYAIQPVKLFYMGPMFRYERPQAGRYRQFVQFGVEALGSADPAIDAEVIALAMSIYQSLGLKKLKLIINSLGDKESRNAHRDALINHFSPRIDEFCGDCKSRLEKNPLRILDCKKDRDHELMATAPSILQYLNDDSKKYFDKVQQFLTDLGIDFEVDPNLVRGLDYYNQTAFEIMSDAEGFGAITTLCGGGRYNGLVEESGGPETPGIGFALSIERCLAALQAEGIELPVTQGIDCYVASLGEAAKDYTVKLLHELRKAGYSAERDYLDRKIKAQLKTADRLQAKYVAVLGDDELQANKISVKDMESGNQIEVPLDTFMEEFSAIFKKGR, from the coding sequence ATGGCGTTAAAGCTACCAAGAGGAACGCAAGATATTCTCCCAGGAGAAGTTGAAAAATGGCAATTTATTGAAACGGTTGCTAGAGATTTATGCGAGAGATTTCAATATAAAGAGATTCGTACACCGATCTTTGAACATACAGAAGTGTTTACGAAGGGTGTAGGCGATACAACGGATATTGTTCAGAAGGAAATGTATACGTTTGAGGACCGTGGAGGAAGAAGTTTAACTCTTCGTCCAGAGGGAACGGCAGCTGCGGTACGATCTTTTGTTGAACATAAAATGTTTGGATATGCTATCCAACCAGTGAAACTTTTTTACATGGGGCCGATGTTCCGTTATGAAAGACCACAGGCAGGCAGATACCGTCAGTTTGTTCAGTTTGGTGTGGAAGCATTAGGGAGTGCAGATCCCGCTATTGATGCAGAGGTTATCGCTCTCGCTATGAGTATTTATCAATCTTTAGGCCTGAAAAAGCTAAAGCTAATTATCAATAGCCTTGGTGATAAGGAAAGTAGAAACGCTCACAGAGATGCTTTAATCAATCATTTTTCACCAAGAATTGATGAATTTTGTGGCGATTGTAAATCGAGATTAGAAAAAAATCCGCTTCGGATTCTTGATTGTAAAAAAGATCGTGACCACGAGCTTATGGCTACAGCACCATCTATCCTACAATACTTAAATGACGATTCTAAAAAATACTTTGATAAAGTTCAACAATTTTTAACAGACCTAGGAATTGATTTTGAAGTCGATCCAAATCTTGTAAGGGGCTTAGATTACTACAATCAAACGGCTTTTGAAATTATGAGTGATGCTGAAGGATTTGGAGCCATCACGACTCTTTGTGGCGGGGGACGTTACAATGGACTTGTAGAAGAAAGTGGTGGTCCTGAAACCCCGGGTATTGGCTTTGCCCTTAGTATTGAACGCTGTTTGGCAGCCCTTCAGGCAGAAGGAATTGAACTTCCGGTGACACAGGGAATTGATTGTTATGTCGCTTCATTAGGAGAGGCAGCCAAGGACTATACTGTAAAGCTTTTGCATGAACTCCGTAAAGCAGGTTATTCAGCAGAACGAGATTATCTTGATCGAAAAATCAAAGCTCAGTTGAAAACAGCCGATCGCTTGCAAGCCAAGTATGTAGCAGTCCTTGGAGACGATGAACTTCAAGCGAATAAAATCAGCGTGAAGGACATGGAAAGTGGAAATCAAATTGAAGTACCGTTAGATACATTTATGGAAGAATTTTCAGCAATCTTTAAAAAAGGGAGATAG
- the recJ gene encoding single-stranded-DNA-specific exonuclease RecJ → MLKPKSRWSVQQHNSEDEVKELCSELKISPLVASLLVRRGLNTASLAKNFLYEHVEQCYDPYLLTGMDIAVNRIHQAIETQEPILIFGDYDADGVTSTSVMMLTLKELGAVVDFYIPNRFTEGYGPNEPAFRHAHESGVKLIITVDTGISAVHEASVLKDLGVDLIITDHHEPGPILPEALAIIHPKLPGSSYPFKELAGVGVALKLSHALLGQLPEHLLEFVAIGTIADLVPLIDENRYLVKRGLKKIRSSSRAGIKALCKQAGIEQQTIDEETIGFTIGPRINAVGRLDSADPALHLLLSEDLDEAQMLAEEIDSYNKERQRIVSSIAEEAIQQVNDLYPIEENSVIVVGQEGWNAGVVGIVASRLVEAFYRPTIVLSFDREKGIAKGSARSIEGFDLFKNLSTCREILPHFGGHPMAAGMTLKLEHVDELRFRLNELAVNQLSEEDFIPITAVDLEMSIKDVQLTGLEELQLLAPFGTSNKKPKILLKDANISQIKKIGANQNHLKLSLEHEGVILDGIGFHLGEKVDHISPHSKLSVVGELSINEWNNIRKPQIFLHDLAINEWQLFDYRGIKQVGKLKEIIPSSKWISFNNDISEKIKQSLSEHLHLIETVEQARNIDIDDQYVVLYDLPTSKELLTSLLKGKKPARIYAHFYKEASDFFSTIPTRDHFKWYYAFLSKKAPFDLKKYGDELAKYRGWSRETIDFMSQVFFELDFVKINNGFITLNTSSHKRDLASSKTYQKKQEDLALEQELLYSSYQVLHSWLDECIRGSVEIEEEVK, encoded by the coding sequence ATGTTAAAGCCAAAATCACGCTGGAGTGTTCAACAGCATAACAGTGAAGACGAAGTGAAAGAGCTTTGTAGCGAATTGAAGATCTCTCCTCTTGTTGCTTCTTTGCTCGTACGAAGGGGATTAAATACAGCATCTCTAGCTAAAAATTTTTTGTATGAACATGTAGAGCAATGCTATGACCCTTACCTTTTAACAGGGATGGACATTGCGGTTAATAGAATTCATCAAGCAATTGAAACCCAAGAGCCGATCTTAATTTTTGGTGATTATGATGCTGATGGTGTAACGAGTACATCTGTCATGATGCTTACATTAAAGGAATTAGGCGCAGTTGTCGATTTTTATATTCCGAATCGTTTTACAGAAGGGTACGGTCCAAACGAACCGGCTTTTCGTCATGCTCACGAAAGTGGAGTGAAACTAATAATTACAGTAGATACTGGTATCTCCGCTGTACATGAGGCAAGTGTTTTAAAGGATCTTGGTGTTGATTTGATTATTACGGATCATCATGAACCAGGTCCTATTCTCCCAGAAGCATTAGCAATTATTCATCCAAAGCTACCGGGAAGTTCATATCCTTTCAAGGAGTTGGCAGGAGTAGGAGTAGCGCTTAAGCTATCCCACGCCTTACTAGGACAACTTCCAGAGCATTTACTTGAGTTCGTAGCGATTGGAACGATTGCTGATCTTGTCCCTCTGATTGATGAGAATCGCTATCTAGTAAAAAGAGGGTTAAAAAAGATAAGAAGCAGTAGTAGAGCAGGGATTAAGGCCCTGTGTAAACAAGCTGGTATTGAACAGCAAACCATAGATGAGGAAACGATTGGTTTTACAATAGGACCTCGAATCAATGCTGTAGGTCGGTTAGACTCAGCGGATCCAGCATTACATTTACTTTTATCCGAAGACCTGGATGAAGCGCAAATGCTCGCAGAAGAAATCGATTCGTACAATAAGGAACGACAACGTATTGTATCGAGCATTGCAGAGGAAGCGATCCAACAAGTGAATGATCTCTATCCTATAGAGGAAAATTCTGTCATTGTTGTTGGTCAAGAGGGCTGGAATGCTGGAGTAGTTGGAATTGTTGCATCTAGATTAGTAGAAGCCTTTTACCGTCCGACGATTGTTTTAAGCTTTGATCGTGAGAAAGGGATAGCAAAAGGCTCGGCTAGAAGCATTGAAGGATTTGATTTATTTAAAAATCTTTCCACATGTAGAGAAATTCTACCTCATTTTGGTGGACATCCTATGGCAGCAGGAATGACACTAAAACTTGAGCATGTGGATGAATTAAGATTCAGATTAAATGAGCTGGCAGTAAATCAATTGTCTGAGGAAGATTTTATCCCAATCACAGCAGTTGATTTAGAAATGTCGATAAAAGATGTTCAATTAACTGGATTAGAAGAACTACAACTTCTTGCACCATTTGGGACAAGCAATAAAAAACCAAAGATTTTGTTAAAAGATGCTAATATTTCACAAATTAAGAAAATCGGCGCCAATCAAAACCATTTAAAACTAAGTCTAGAACATGAAGGTGTGATTCTTGATGGAATCGGTTTTCATCTAGGTGAAAAAGTAGATCATATATCACCTCATTCGAAGCTTTCAGTCGTAGGGGAATTGTCTATAAACGAATGGAATAATATAAGGAAGCCCCAAATCTTTTTACATGATTTGGCCATAAATGAATGGCAATTATTTGATTATCGTGGAATAAAGCAGGTTGGCAAGCTGAAAGAAATAATTCCATCTAGCAAGTGGATTAGTTTTAATAATGATATTTCAGAGAAAATAAAACAGTCACTTTCGGAACATTTACATCTTATTGAAACGGTTGAGCAAGCTAGAAATATAGACATTGATGATCAGTATGTAGTTTTATATGATCTCCCAACATCGAAGGAATTGTTGACTTCATTACTGAAAGGGAAGAAGCCTGCTAGAATTTATGCCCATTTTTACAAAGAGGCAAGCGACTTTTTTAGTACGATACCAACACGAGATCATTTCAAATGGTATTATGCGTTTTTATCAAAAAAGGCCCCTTTTGATTTGAAAAAATACGGTGATGAGTTAGCTAAATACCGTGGCTGGTCAAGAGAAACAATTGATTTTATGTCACAGGTGTTTTTTGAATTAGATTTTGTTAAAATAAACAATGGATTTATTACACTTAACACTAGCAGTCATAAACGAGATCTAGCGAGCTCTAAAACATATCAGAAAAAACAAGAAGATTTAGCGCTTGAACAAGAATTATTATATTCCTCCTATCAGGTACTTCACTCCTGGTTGGATGAATGTATTCGCGGCTCGGTGGAAATTGAGGAGGAAGTAAAGTAA
- a CDS encoding SH3 domain-containing protein, translating to MYKNKYILFFLTFLLLCSPFPIKPDSAFAEGSTVEITTDTLNVREGPGLSYQVISVVKRGDRFSVIEEKSDWIQVSLNSSGKKGWVAAWLVKKHSAIESSSSKSGIVTANQLRVRSGPSTSYKVVTTLSQGATVTINKTESNWHQIKTSSVTGWVAAEFIEEIKTDTGGSSSSSQQTGKITTNNLNVRSTASTSGTILGKLQKGSTVSIQSVESNWVKIQYNGQAAWISREFVEISSTSSQPSVPNDTNTDSSSGVVIGTITATTLNVRSTSSLNGKIIGTVSKGQAFNILAEENNWAKIKLKNGQLGWVASWYLSKEQSSTTTKVDVDENSTATILYNGTNIRKSATTNSSVISRANAGDAFTVLSVKKDWYEIQLKNGSKGFVAGWLVTVSGTSQQIERPGAEQYLKNKVIVIDPGHGGRDTGATGIKGSYEKNLTLKTAQLLYDKLKTAGANVIMTRNTDSYLSLSSRVGMSHTHAADAFISIHFDSILDSSVRGLTSYYFHNYQQSLATTVGKEVASFTKLTDRGVRYGDYHVLRENKRASVLLELGYLSNSAEETLVNSASYQANAATGIYQGLAKFFK from the coding sequence TTGTACAAAAATAAATACATATTGTTTTTCCTGACGTTTCTTCTTTTATGTAGTCCATTCCCCATCAAACCTGACTCCGCATTTGCTGAAGGGTCAACCGTTGAGATTACAACTGACACGTTAAATGTCAGGGAAGGACCTGGACTTAGTTATCAGGTCATTTCGGTTGTAAAACGAGGCGACCGTTTTTCTGTAATAGAGGAAAAATCGGATTGGATTCAAGTATCCTTAAATTCCTCTGGAAAAAAGGGTTGGGTAGCCGCTTGGCTTGTTAAAAAACATTCCGCAATTGAATCTTCGTCGTCAAAAAGTGGAATCGTAACAGCAAATCAACTCCGAGTTCGTTCAGGTCCAAGCACCTCTTATAAGGTTGTAACAACTTTATCTCAAGGGGCTACCGTCACGATTAACAAAACAGAATCAAACTGGCATCAAATTAAAACTTCTAGTGTAACAGGATGGGTAGCAGCAGAATTTATTGAGGAGATAAAGACTGACACCGGAGGCTCAAGCAGTAGTAGTCAGCAGACTGGAAAGATAACTACAAACAATTTAAATGTTCGTTCTACCGCTTCCACATCAGGGACTATTCTCGGAAAGCTTCAAAAAGGTAGCACGGTTTCCATTCAAAGTGTGGAAAGCAATTGGGTAAAGATCCAATATAATGGACAAGCTGCCTGGATTAGTAGAGAGTTTGTCGAAATTAGCTCTACTTCATCTCAACCTTCCGTTCCAAATGATACAAACACGGATTCTTCTAGTGGGGTGGTGATTGGGACAATTACGGCCACTACTCTGAATGTTCGAAGCACTAGTTCCTTAAATGGTAAAATCATAGGAACAGTTTCTAAAGGACAAGCTTTTAACATTTTAGCTGAAGAAAATAATTGGGCAAAAATCAAGTTGAAAAATGGTCAATTAGGTTGGGTGGCGAGTTGGTATCTTTCCAAAGAACAGTCATCAACAACTACTAAAGTGGATGTTGATGAAAATAGTACAGCAACGATCCTTTATAACGGAACAAACATCAGAAAGTCTGCCACAACAAACAGTTCAGTCATTAGTAGAGCAAATGCCGGTGACGCTTTTACCGTTCTTTCTGTAAAAAAAGACTGGTACGAGATTCAGTTAAAAAATGGATCAAAGGGATTTGTAGCGGGATGGCTTGTAACAGTAAGTGGAACCTCTCAACAAATAGAGAGACCTGGTGCCGAACAATACTTAAAAAATAAAGTGATTGTGATTGACCCTGGTCATGGCGGTCGAGATACAGGAGCTACTGGTATTAAAGGCAGCTATGAAAAGAACTTGACGTTGAAAACGGCTCAACTTTTATACGATAAACTAAAGACTGCTGGTGCAAACGTCATTATGACCCGAAATACAGATTCATATTTATCATTAAGCTCACGTGTTGGTATGTCACATACACATGCGGCTGATGCGTTCATCTCGATTCATTTTGATAGCATCCTTGACTCCTCGGTTCGAGGACTGACCTCTTATTATTTTCATAATTACCAGCAAAGTTTAGCTACTACTGTAGGTAAAGAGGTTGCAAGTTTTACAAAGCTAACAGATCGTGGTGTTCGCTACGGAGATTATCATGTATTAAGAGAAAATAAACGGGCATCCGTACTTTTAGAATTAGGCTATTTAAGTAATTCTGCTGAAGAAACATTAGTCAATTCAGCGAGCTATCAAGCCAATGCAGCCACCGGAATTTATCAAGGGTTGGCAAAATTTTTTAAATAA